The Burkholderia pyrrocinia genome includes a region encoding these proteins:
- a CDS encoding chloride channel protein, which yields MIRISALADRRALLHARRLWLHYGVFWLGAVAVGLVAVLYAKLIDFGYGFFLGYAARHAWLPLIVTPIIGALTVWLTRRFFDGAEGSGIPQVIAMLHAPGNGGARLLKFRILVGKILVSFLAILGGFTIGREGPTIHVGAALMFNLRRFYPQRFRAIRPGVLEHRLALAGAAAGLSAAFNAPLAGVVFAIEELTRSFEQRTSGVLITAIIFAGIVSLGIQGNYVYFGTIDVGTHLPESLALAVVLIGVMAGVMGGIFCWILLNTRRWMPSRLQNFRANRPVLFGALCGLVVAVVGVATHGHTFGSGYAEARGMLESHANVSILYPVFKMISMIGSYLPGAPGGLFAPSLAIGAGIGNTLHILFSGMQLQMLIALGMVGYLAAVTQSPITAFVIVIEMINGHALVISLMATALIASRVSRFFAPPLYEALSTRYFADDHR from the coding sequence ATGATTCGCATTTCCGCGCTCGCGGATCGACGTGCGTTGCTGCACGCCCGGCGTCTGTGGCTTCACTACGGCGTGTTCTGGCTGGGCGCGGTTGCCGTGGGCCTCGTGGCGGTGCTCTACGCGAAGCTGATCGATTTCGGCTACGGGTTTTTTCTGGGCTACGCTGCCCGGCACGCGTGGCTGCCACTGATCGTCACACCGATCATCGGTGCGCTCACGGTCTGGCTGACGCGGCGATTCTTCGACGGCGCGGAGGGAAGCGGTATTCCGCAGGTAATTGCGATGCTTCACGCGCCGGGCAACGGGGGCGCACGGTTGCTCAAGTTCCGGATCCTGGTCGGGAAGATTCTCGTTTCGTTCCTGGCCATTCTCGGCGGTTTCACGATCGGACGCGAAGGTCCGACGATCCATGTGGGTGCTGCGCTCATGTTCAACCTGCGGAGGTTCTATCCGCAGCGGTTTCGTGCGATACGCCCCGGCGTGCTCGAGCATCGGCTGGCTCTTGCGGGCGCGGCCGCGGGTCTTTCCGCAGCGTTCAATGCGCCGCTCGCAGGCGTGGTGTTCGCGATCGAGGAACTCACGCGAAGCTTCGAGCAACGCACGAGCGGTGTCCTCATTACGGCGATCATCTTCGCCGGCATCGTGTCGCTCGGCATTCAGGGTAACTACGTCTATTTCGGCACGATCGACGTCGGGACGCACCTGCCCGAGTCGTTGGCGCTGGCGGTCGTGCTCATCGGCGTGATGGCGGGTGTCATGGGCGGGATCTTCTGCTGGATATTGCTCAACACGCGACGCTGGATGCCGAGCAGGCTCCAGAATTTCCGTGCCAACCGGCCGGTTCTGTTTGGCGCCCTGTGCGGGCTGGTCGTCGCGGTCGTCGGCGTCGCGACCCATGGCCATACGTTCGGCAGCGGATACGCGGAAGCCCGGGGCATGCTCGAAAGCCATGCGAATGTCAGCATCCTGTATCCGGTATTCAAGATGATTTCGATGATCGGATCGTACCTGCCCGGCGCGCCGGGCGGCTTGTTTGCCCCGTCGCTGGCGATCGGCGCGGGGATCGGCAATACGCTGCATATCCTGTTCTCGGGGATGCAGTTGCAGATGCTGATTGCACTCGGGATGGTCGGCTATCTGGCCGCAGTCACGCAAAGCCCGATCACGGCGTTCGTGATTGTCATCGAAATGATCAACGGCCACGCACTCGTCATCTCGTTGATGGCCACGGCCCTGATTGCGAGCCGCGTGTCGCGATTCTTTGCTCCGCCGCTGTACGAAGCGCTGTCGACGCGCTATTTTGCCGACGACCACCGATGA
- a CDS encoding SulP family inorganic anion transporter, whose translation MESVHSGPSRLSSLRSELLAGLTSSFALVPECIAFALVAHLNPLMGLYGAFFICTITALFGGRPGMISGAAGSMAVVIVALVVQHGPQYLFATVVLGGLLMMLFGALKLGKLIRMVPHPVMLGFVNGLAIIIARAQFEHFKAPGPHGAGMEWMHGQALWLMCGLVALTMAIVFVVPRVTKAVPPALVAIVGVGAAASLLHLPARTLGDMAHIAGGLPVFSVPAVPMNMETLRIVLPYAVLMSVVGLLETLLTLNLTDDVTGTRGQPNRECVALGVANVAAGMFGAMGGCAMIGQTVINLGSGGRSRISGVTSGVMILLFVLCLSPLIERIPLAALVGVMFIVAGQTFAWGSLRVLHKVPRNDAVAIVAVTVITVCTDLATAVLCGIVIASLNFAWQHAREFRCETRDEALGERVYAPRGTLFFASAAHFQMLFDPELDPAQVRLDCTHLHVADHSAIAALEAVQARYERMGKHLVFANLSPRCHGLLARAQADVRLGEAGVSS comes from the coding sequence ATGGAATCCGTCCATTCCGGCCCCAGCCGGCTTTCTTCGTTGCGCAGTGAATTGCTTGCCGGCCTCACATCGTCGTTCGCGCTCGTGCCCGAGTGCATCGCCTTTGCGCTCGTCGCGCATCTGAATCCGTTGATGGGGCTTTATGGTGCGTTCTTCATCTGCACGATCACGGCGCTGTTCGGCGGCCGGCCCGGCATGATCAGCGGCGCGGCGGGCTCCATGGCCGTCGTGATCGTGGCGCTCGTGGTGCAGCACGGTCCGCAATATCTGTTCGCCACGGTCGTGCTCGGCGGCCTGTTGATGATGCTGTTTGGCGCACTGAAGCTCGGCAAGCTGATCCGCATGGTGCCGCATCCAGTGATGCTCGGCTTCGTGAACGGTCTCGCGATCATCATCGCGCGTGCACAGTTCGAGCATTTCAAGGCGCCCGGCCCCCACGGCGCGGGCATGGAATGGATGCACGGGCAGGCGCTGTGGCTGATGTGCGGGCTCGTCGCGCTCACCATGGCGATCGTGTTCGTCGTGCCGCGCGTGACGAAGGCCGTGCCGCCCGCGCTGGTCGCGATCGTGGGCGTCGGCGCGGCGGCGTCGCTCCTGCATCTGCCCGCACGCACGCTGGGAGACATGGCGCACATCGCGGGCGGACTGCCGGTCTTTAGTGTGCCCGCCGTGCCGATGAACATGGAGACGCTGCGCATCGTGCTGCCATATGCGGTGCTGATGTCGGTCGTGGGCCTGCTGGAGACGCTGCTCACGCTCAATCTCACCGACGACGTGACCGGCACGCGTGGCCAGCCGAACCGCGAATGCGTGGCGCTGGGCGTGGCCAATGTGGCGGCGGGGATGTTCGGTGCGATGGGCGGCTGCGCGATGATCGGCCAGACCGTCATCAATCTGGGCTCAGGCGGGCGATCGCGCATCTCGGGCGTGACGAGCGGCGTCATGATCCTGCTGTTCGTCCTGTGCCTCTCGCCGCTGATCGAGCGCATTCCGCTCGCGGCGCTGGTGGGCGTGATGTTCATCGTCGCGGGACAGACCTTCGCATGGGGCTCGCTGCGCGTACTGCACAAGGTGCCCCGCAACGACGCCGTGGCAATTGTCGCGGTCACGGTGATCACGGTCTGCACGGATCTGGCGACCGCGGTGCTCTGCGGCATCGTCATCGCTTCGCTGAATTTCGCGTGGCAGCACGCGCGCGAGTTCCGCTGCGAGACGCGCGACGAAGCCCTGGGCGAGCGTGTCTACGCGCCCCGCGGCACGCTGTTCTTCGCGTCGGCGGCACATTTCCAGATGCTCTTCGATCCGGAGCTCGACCCGGCGCAGGTGCGACTCGATTGCACGCATCTGCACGTGGCCGACCACTCGGCAATCGCGGCGCTTGAGGCCGTGCAGGCGCGCTACGAGCGCATGGGCAAGCATCTCGTGTTCGCGAATCTCTCGCCGCGTTGCCACGGCTTGCTGGCGCGCGCACAGGCCGACGTGCGGCTTGGCGAGGCGGGCGTCTCGTCGTAA
- a CDS encoding MFS transporter, translated as MSQSSATSSRMTAPELRATTSLAAIFALRMLGLFMIMPVFSVYAKTIPGGDNVLLVGIALGAYGVTQSLFYIFYGWASDKFGRKPVIATGLVIFALGSFVAAFAHDITWIIVGRVIQGMGAVSSAVLAFIADLTSEQNRTKAMAMVGGSIGVSFAVAIVGAPIVFHWVGMSGLFAIVGVLSILAIGVVLWIVPDAAKPVHVPAPFAEVLHNVELLRLNFGVLVLHATQTALFLVVPRLLVEGGLPVAAHWKVYLPVMGLAFVMMVPAIIVAEKRGKMKPVLLGGILAILIGQLLLGSAPHTILIVAAVLFVYFLGFNILEASQPSLVSKLAPGSRKGAATGVYNTTQSIGLALGGIVGGWLLKHGGANTVFLTCAGLVTVWLAVAAGMKQPPPRI; from the coding sequence ATGTCACAGTCGTCCGCCACGTCTTCCCGCATGACCGCGCCCGAACTGCGCGCGACCACGTCGCTCGCGGCGATCTTCGCGCTGCGCATGCTCGGCCTGTTCATGATCATGCCGGTGTTTTCGGTCTACGCGAAAACCATCCCGGGCGGCGACAACGTGCTGCTCGTCGGCATCGCGCTCGGGGCCTACGGCGTCACGCAGTCGCTGTTCTACATTTTCTACGGCTGGGCATCCGACAAGTTCGGCCGCAAGCCGGTGATCGCCACGGGCCTCGTGATCTTCGCGCTCGGCAGCTTCGTCGCCGCGTTCGCGCACGACATCACGTGGATTATCGTCGGCCGCGTGATCCAGGGGATGGGCGCCGTGTCGTCCGCGGTGCTCGCGTTCATCGCCGACCTGACCTCCGAGCAGAACCGCACGAAGGCGATGGCGATGGTCGGCGGGTCGATCGGCGTGTCGTTCGCGGTCGCGATCGTCGGCGCGCCGATCGTGTTCCACTGGGTCGGGATGAGTGGGCTGTTCGCGATCGTCGGCGTGCTGTCGATCCTGGCGATCGGCGTGGTGCTGTGGATCGTGCCCGACGCGGCGAAGCCCGTGCACGTGCCCGCGCCGTTCGCCGAGGTGCTGCACAACGTCGAGTTGCTGCGCCTGAACTTCGGCGTGCTGGTGCTGCACGCGACGCAGACGGCGCTGTTCCTCGTCGTGCCGCGCCTGCTCGTCGAAGGCGGGCTGCCGGTCGCCGCGCACTGGAAGGTCTACCTGCCGGTGATGGGGCTCGCGTTCGTGATGATGGTCCCGGCGATCATCGTCGCGGAAAAACGGGGCAAGATGAAGCCGGTGCTGCTCGGCGGCATTCTGGCTATCCTGATCGGTCAATTGCTGCTGGGCAGCGCGCCGCATACCATCCTGATTGTGGCGGCGGTCCTGTTCGTGTACTTCCTCGGGTTCAACATCCTGGAAGCGTCGCAGCCGTCGCTCGTGTCGAAGCTCGCGCCGGGTTCGCGCAAGGGTGCGGCCACGGGCGTCTACAACACCACGCAGTCGATCGGGCTCGCGCTCGGCGGCATCGTGGGTGGCTGGCTGCTGAAGCACGGCGGCGCGAACACGGTGTTCCTGACGTGCGCCGGATTGGTTACGGTGTGGCTCGCAGTCGCGGCCGGCATGAAGCAGCCGCCGCCGCGCATTTGA